tttgtccacacgagtagagacacaggtgtgtgtctcagccgtgtgcggtTATATTTCACGGTCgcgtgtcccctagggtacccttttgaattaaggcagtatactctacaggtttgacactgcctagacacacgggcgtgtctactggccctGTGagtggcacacgggctagcacatgggcatgtggtcggtCATGTGGCCAAGGCAGttacctccctaattttcacacgagcgtgtcttgtggccgtgtggataagtcagcatgtatgccctgttttgccacggcctgacacacaggcgtgtctaatgccgtatgAGGCAAACAGCCTATTCGCAGGGCATGTGACTTTTGTAACttcgaaaaaaaaatttaagaatatgctcggtttagtcccgaccccttcctaaagcatgtttaaggtttcgttgacctaagaaagggactttgtgatgatgtttgactatgatgctatgatgtgtgGATGATGATTGTAAATTGATCATAAAATGTTCTGATACATCATAAAATGTTCCGATTCATCAGGTACTACCTCTTTATCCtagtccggcgacagatacgggttagggtgttacacagCCAGGCTTTGGGAATTTAGGAAAATGGCACACGGTCTTTTAGGAGGGAAATAGGGTGGGTTTAGGTTTTGGGGGAAATGAGCATTGTAAAAGGATTTTGGCCTGGGGTATggggaatataaatttaaaatttaaaatttaaaattacataGTTTGTATTcggtttattcaaattattcgagttattcgaattcgaaaattcaactcgactcaaacatgaaattcgaaaaaaatttcaagttgttttaattaactcgaataactcaattcgaataatcttaaattaaattttttttttcaaagtttttgAACCGAATCGAAATTTTCTCACCCCTAATTGATTGGAAATGGAAACTTAAATGTGAATTGGAAATGAGatggtatattttgatgtttgtTATGTGATTAGTATGTGATTCATTATGGTATTGATATTACTCATGATATGGCAACATGACTAACACATTTTATTAGTAATGTTGTTATATGGCTAGTATGTGCCAAGGATAGCCATGTTGAATGCCAAAATGATTAGCTTAATTATGTTTAAAATGATCAAGGTAAGCGTAGTGATTCCATTtgaatttactaagcattttTAATGCTTACTCTAATTGTTTTTCTTCATTCTAGATTGTTTCCTTGCGGAACTTACAGAGCAGATCAGCAGAGAAGCTCACATTATCAAAATATGGTAGACATatgttcattttgagtctagatattgtggcatgtatataaagGCACCTTGATTGCAAATGGTCATTTTGAGTTGTGAATTATGTGataagtatataaatgttgaTTTTGGAATTTAAGCATAGCTTATAATTTAGTTGATGCTTGAATTGCTAAATATTTGATGCTAGGAAAAAGGATGATCAAGAACATTTTGAGTCTAGTATGTTCAAAGTTATATAATGAAGTGGTTAAGTTGGTAAGTTGGTGAATGATTAGGAAACGGTAAATCTTGATGGTTGATCATAATATGTTTATATGTAGCTTGACTTATGAGTTTGTTTTGGCTTAGTTTTTTATAATGTAAGTTTTTGATGCACCAAAATGTACAAGTATGTATGTGTGTTAAAGTTGTTTGGCTTGGTTTGAGTTGGTTAAGTAGATAAAGAAATGACTtgaattaaaatgatgtttatggATGGAATGTTATGTTAAATGGTTGGTTTACATGTTTTAAACTTGTTTTAGTTTTTTTGACACATTTTGGTATAGGTGGAATTGATATATGAAAGGATTTGATGATTGTTTGTGTTGGAAACATTTGAATTAGATACCAAATGtacattttgaaaaaaaaataggggTAACATCGTGACGAGGAGTCTTTGACATCACAACCTCATCCAACAATGAGTGATGTCACGACATGGTTATACATGTTATTGCGATGTGACTTACTGATTTGTCAACGCCACGACGAGGAAGTTATGAAGTCGCGACATCGACTcgatattttaaaatctttacatttTGGTCTTAATTCTTTCTCGAGTTAGCCAAAGAGCCTTCGTAAGCTTGTGTGAGACCAAGAATTGATTGTGTAACATATTGTGAGTGTGTTTAATGCCTATTTACATATTTGGAGCAACAAATGGTGTATAATTGTCTGTAGTTTCTCTTACAGTGAATGTATCATCCTGTAACTTGGACCCAACAATTGAGTCGGGTATGGAGTGTTACATacgtaaaaaataaatattatttattcaattaatttaattaatttaattaactaagttaattttctaattaaataatttttcaacccaattctaattctatTAAAGTTATCACAACTTTAACTTAAaataatctatgagaaaatatatttaatttctttattcaATTGGGCtcataatgactaattaatttaattttctttttcaaatttaattctttaattataattaattaaataatagtttgaaaatattaaattaattcccaagtCATTTTATAATTAGTGAGATAATGCATTTGTGAATGTGACTTATTTTTCTAACTTTATCGTTTCCATTCATTTATGTTCATTTAGTTTTACATGCAATTCAATTCTAGTTTCAACAAGCTAGTGAAAGGACtgattgaacatatataattaaagctcaaataatttgtaattaagtttcagcttttagcctattaattataaatttatttagtcacgaagtcattctacCATATTATTGTGATTAAGCTCTCCCTaattacataccattacaaaagctacTTAAGAAGTGTCAGTcgaatgaccttgtcataagtgtgttaccctcataggatatccttgatcttTTGGGGATAAATTTGTTCTATCAATATAATCCTATTTTATTTCATGATGACCATTCTCCTTCATAAAAAGTGAATCACTATCagatagtaatcaagtcatttatcacaaagacaaacaaCCGATGGCTATGTTTAATTtttatctatcatgtaatgctaatgagatgatatcatttacccattagttggctatgaattccactattgtaaatGATGTTACATGATGTAAAAGTCGTATAACCAACACATCAGCTTTTGGTTCCTTATttatttgaactcaagcttttacttacatcaaagtatacgagtcaggcatacatagttcatcatccacttaggattacggtgtgccacactatgaacgtgacaagtgaataaatccataaactgATCTAGGATCTATTTTACTTGAGTCTTGTCTGATGTATTGTCAGTCCATTTAGTCACATTTGTGTCTCTATCTTCTGGATGCCATCCACTTCGATActcaagacaaagcatctccccaTGCGGACTTGATATATGTCAttttagtctttcaatcagtttgctcatttcCGATTAGACTAAAAATATGTTTAGGTTTATCTACTATTACAAGTTATCTTTTTGTATTACAATCTGACCATGTAATACctcttaatattagttaaacgttAGATAACCAATGACccaatatttgcttccattttgctttgcatgaaAAATCATTTTGGACAATATACAAAGACTACTTATGTAATCAATGgatattttattaaatcaatttgttcGAAAAAAATAGAAGTATACAAAACGAATATATTACACTTAAGGCACTAGATCCAACATCATTTTCATGTCCGAAACCATATTTTTCAAACATACAAATATAAATTTACAAtattatacataatataatttcAATAAAGTCAACAAAAAATTAGATAAGCATATACAAAAGATGCCCTTAAATCTTAAGGCCGTTTATGTATTTTAAGTTTGTATCAACACTTGTCGACTTAAAGCAGGACTTTCAATTtgacttttctttttttttttttttgccatggTGGTCTTATCTAATCTTTCCATAATAGTGACATGGTTCATACATGGCCACCTATACTTCCATGGCACCCCGAAATTCTTAATTCACAAAGAACTTCATGGATATACAATTACAACTTCACATTttaatgtgttatttcatatattAATGTCATGGAATTTCACAGTAATATTAGCACATTAAACACGTAATTATAACATTAATTACATAAACCCTAAGCTTACTAACTTAGGAGAAAGATGAGTATCCATGATACTCACCTCAATGGATGCTCTACAATGCTTAATTAAGCTTCCATAAGAGTTATTCCACCatcaatcaagcttgaaaatttaCTAATCACCATCTCCTTATTTTccataaactatatatatatatatatatatatatatattcaaaattaatataaattcatTCTAAGCTTTCTTAAAgtaacatttacaaaatttaACTTAGGAGATGTAAAAAGTCATTTCATATCTTATTGAAGCTTTTTCACTCTAACTTCAACTTCTCGAATAAAAACTCTATATACCCTAAACTTCTGTTTGAAGAAATTGATGGAGAAATTGAGCTTAAAAGGTTGTTTCCACGAAGATTTTAACAAAATCTTAACATAGGTAGTGGGAATTTTgagataaattgaaaaaataagcaAGAAGATGGAGGGGAGGGGGGAGGAATGTGGCTTATCCCCACAGAAATATCAACatgtgggccttgggcccatgTCCAACAACTTAAGTCCCAATTTGTCAATTTGAAGCTCATTTTCTTAATTCAAGGTCCCAATAGCCTAAAATAGTACTGGATTtcaaatatcatatttaaatattattttcatcaTAAAAGTTTCGAGAATTgaccaaattaccattttacgtcaacattaccattttgccccttctTGCATTTTCTAGCTATTTCTTTTGAAGATTTAGTACTTAGAATGATTCAAGTTCATAAATCATACTAAATCTTTAATAGAATTCCATGAGTGATAAAAGTTGCacttcttctcttctttttttgtaaaaataagaaaattagaatttagtccctatacttcttaaattttataatttagtcccaaaAGTGatcttcataaaaaaaaattcacattCCAATCCATTTCATGTCAAACAAttcataataattaatattttcatttttggataattttacaaattagtcctcatacttttcaaaatttacgATTTGGTACTTTCTGTCATATTTTCACCTTTACGACTCTTTTCACATAATCTCTTCTCCAATAtcaattttctttcataaaatttcttaTCTAACTCACTCCACAaaattttctcataatttccttgatATTTGAGCTCGAAATTATGTCATGTGTCATATAAAAAATTTTGAGGCGTTACATTCTCTAAAATATGACATTGATTATGagaagatataatattcttttactgtagatgcaataacctttagatatctTATTAATCTGACAATTCATGGAAATTTAACATACGTCTAATGATAGTTGTTACAAACTTTTATATGAATCactatattaaaatccttgaaggattcaCAATGTCAGAGGCATAtagaaattatttgaatatatgtggtaaatttgacttgTTGTATAGTAGTTGGatgaaaattataaattgatTCAAAATACCTATTTATAAAAGAATCATAAAAAAATTTGTCATGATTTTGTTAAAACTCTTGAAGAGGTTCCATCGATTCccataatgtttttattttagtaAAGTCTTAAGAGAGATGATCTTATTTGGGATTGAACACAAGCTCTTATACTTATAACATAATACTCTTGCTACTAGACCAAGAGATTGTTGGCTTTCTCCTTCTTCCttactttataatatttttaacctTCTATAAATAGCACATAACTACACCATATAATGAGATAAGATAaatacttaaataaaataatgattatttaatattttttaaaaataattagtgCTATTTAATAAACTCAAAAATTAAATGTTCAAAAATAAGTCTTAAACATTTAATAATGAATTTAAGTTATAAAGTTTATTTGatatattacttaaaattaattaaaaatataattaaattattttataaatacatattttaaattacaaaaaatattCTACATTTTATCTTTGATATTTAAACATTTCACCTAATTATAAATaagaaatcaaattttaaacataaaatttttataagataatataatgtcaaaataaataaaataaaataaataattaaaatatcctatattaaatgataaatgcttattattaaatcataaatattaattttcaatACATTTAAATTTTTCAATGAATTGCCATACTGGGCCATACTATATGATTTTCCTTTTAAGTATTTTATCTGTTTGGCTTAattctaattattattttattaaaaaaattactatTATCCGGAGAGGAGAGTTTTCTTAGTTCATGACTTCCCGTCCTTTTCAGCATATTTGATTCGACTGTGAGTTTCTCTTCTTTCTGTCCTCTCACCCTTTTTTTTTCTGGTAACTCTCTTTCTCTCTTTATAATTTAACTCTCTGCTTTTTTTTAACATTATTCTCTTTTTTTAATGTTCATTTCGCAATATTTTAGATCTCGGAGTTTTCTTTTATTCTGATTTATGCCATTTCTTTCTTGATACTTATCTCTCTCAATTTATTAATTCAGTGGTGGAGTTTTTttctaaataattaatttttttttatactcGGTAGTCGGGACTGATAACTGCAGTTGCTGAAGTTTAGTATGGATTCCTCGGCTTCGCTGTTAAACAAGCTCATGGTGATGGTTCCCACtttattattcattattattttttctttataaCCCGAGCTAGTAGTTTCTGTTCAATAATTGTATGAATAAATGTTGAATCTCAGGGTGCGGATCCATTTTTCTTGTTAGCGGGTCCCAATGTGATTGAATCTGAAGATCACATTCTAAGGATGGCTGGCTACATCAAGACTATCACTACCAAGCATGAATTTCTTTTTACTTCCCCccgcctttttttcttttttggaatCACTTGTGCAAAACTACTTGAGATTGATCATAGTAGAACATGTACAAagctatgttttttttttttaatatctgAATTATATCTGCGCGTTCTGTATTTTGTAGACTTGGGTTGCCTTTGGTTTTCAAatcaagctttgataaagctaaccgaacatcatcaaaatcatttcGGGGTCCTGGAATGGCTGAAGGCTTGCAGgttcttttctttagtttctttacTTTATTACATATCATGGCTGCTTTGCTTACATTGCATGCTACATGGTTGCTTGACATGGATCTGCAGAGTTTGTTTTTCTAATTTTGTTATTGAGCTTAGGATGTATTTCTACATATGGTAGAGTTTTGCTTTTCCTACTATTCTTTACAATTCTGGAATTGCAAGTACATTGTCTGAGGTCAATTTAAATTTTGTGCAACTTTATCTTGGATATATTTACTTAgattaatatttcaatttatttttgggttgcaGATCCTTGAGAAAGTTAAAGTAGCATATGACATTCCAATTGTAACTGATGTCCATGAAACTATTCAGGTATGAGTAAACCTTGGAGGTCATCTATCTATACACAAactttatcatttattttaaatctatgtTCATGTATtcattttggaatttttgtgaatgTGATTTCTTTGGATTATGTCTTTTCAAATGCATTTTGTTTCAAAAATCATCTATACATCTGCTGATGTACTTTTTATATTACCATGCATTGCTTCTGCCGTTGATGAGAAGTAATGTGGCCAATGCACTATCCTACTCTCTTAATAGGAAACCATAACTTTAGACTTAATGAACAAGCACATATATGAATCATACGTTGTTTAAAGTAGTTGTGTGATGAAATCAAAATTTCCATACCAGATCATTACTAACAACGCCTTTTAATGTTTTTGGTGGATGCTTTTTCATATTGTTAGTCTGGCCATGAACAAAATCTGACATACCAAATGAAGTAAGCATAATATGAGCCTGCACACCTTTTGCTGGACAGAAATTATTTCTTATATTCCTTCCATTTAATCTATTGTTTGGATAACTATCAAATACCCGTTTGCTTTCAGTGTGAAGCAGTTGGAAGAGTCGCTGATGTTATTCAGATTCCAGCATTCTTATGTCGTCAGGTTAACCTGATATTTATTATTAACGGCACCATTCCATGTTCATGAAAAAAAAAGTTATGATTGACCTTGGTCTATTGTTGAGAATATTTTGTCTTTGTTTGTTCGATAGACGGATCTTCTAGTTGAGGCGGCCAAGACTGGAAGAATTATCAATATTAAAAAAGGCCAGTTCTGTGCTCCTTCTGTGAGTGTTCTGCTTTTGATACTAAAACAAATTTCAAAACTAGTATTTGGAGTACAAACTCTCAAGTTTAAGTAAACTCTACTTTTCTGTTATTATACATGGCTGTTCATTGTAATTATGCATATCTGTAGGTTATGGTAAATTCTGCTGAGAAGATTAGATTGGCTGGGAATCCGAATGTGATGGTTTGTGAAAGAGGCACCATGTTTGGCTATAGTAAGTTGTTCTGGAAATTttgacaaaaaagaaagaaattattTTGGATCTGTATTTAGGCTCTTTAGGAAGGTTTTCTTGGTTCATAACTTCATATATAGATCTATTGAGTACTTGTGTGTTGTTTGCACACTCTTGAAATAAGTAGTAATATGGTAATAGTATAGAATGTTAATGGATTCTCAAATCTTTCTGTTAATTTTCACTAACATTCTTCAAGAACTTATTTAGGAAACAATATACGATCATTTGATTCATTGAATGATGTTAAACCCTTCAAACTAAAATTAATTGGTCATAGGTGGTGGTGATGTCCAACTTGGATATAGAGCCACAACAAACTGTAGGCTAAATTTGATATAACCTTATGTCTCCCTTCACATGTAGGGCCATAAATTATTCATATGAATGTTCTTATAAACTAGACTTGAAAACAAGGCAACAAATAACATGTGATATTGTGTTAATCTATTCAATGCAACAACTAGCGAGCAATAGATGGAGGGCCCAATCTCAATATAATACATGTTGTCAAGGGCACAAGCTACAATCTAGGCTTTACAACCGTTATATTGCCTTAGGCGCAACACAAGATAGAAAAAGTCACTCAGTTGAGTGATGTAAGGCACAATAAGCATATTTGTGTATTTTTCAATGTGCGTCTATGTGTCTGTACAAGCTTAAGATATATAATTATGACAAACACTAAGGAGTGATCCGGTTTATCTAAAAAACATGCAATTTTTTGTTGGCTAATATGCATGATTTCCTTGTGGTGTCATGTCTATTGTTGAATACTCAAATATTGATTTAGTACTATCCCTTTGCATACTAATAAAGATCCTATAatgaaaagaataaataaataatatataaataaaagagttaaaaataaaataaaataaagaaaacttcATAGCtagcttttttctttcttttttaatgcCTATCACATAACAAAAATGCGTGCCTCAATGACATGGCAAGTGTCTAATCTAGTGCGCCTTGCCCAAAAGCATCTTGAGTCAATTTTGTTGTCTAGGCACAAGCTGTAGATGGGTGTTTTGAAGGGGCATTAGGTATGACAACTAGAAAGTTAGTATTAGAGATGATATCATAAATGACCCCTAAAGGTTATTGTATTTGTCAATGCCGTACCTCTACTTCGAAAAAATGACTAGTTTGATACCTATACTATCAAACCGTTATCATTGTCTACTCAGGATTATATCTGTTGAATGAGTTATGATGTAGCTTTAACCAATTATGGAACATAGCATTAACACGGTTAAATATGAGTTTTGATGTGGCTTTAACCTATCAAGTCCCGTCATATGGTTGCAGGACCtgatttatttttaagttaacaTATAGAGTTtccttttaaaagaaaaaaggaaaaagttatttttaaaatataagatatttaaaaatatattattttaaaaatatgtgactcttcaattataatatttttaaaacatttcattttcaaattaagaaattaattttaaaaattaaaaatagaatcattttaaatataaaactaaaatagaatcatttttaaatataaaactaaaatagaatcatttttaaatataaaacttttaaatttacTCGTTAGGAATTTATattgtatttttcaaaaatattttaaaattaaaaatataaaatatgtaattaaattactttattaatttatttttcttaaatcatttaaaaaggaaattatttaaaattacatgtttaaaaattaataattagttTTAAAATAACTCTtgcttaaaattaattaatttaattaaattcaggaatatattttaatttaaaatttttattttaaaaataaatttagatatTATAAGTACATTTAAAAgttttttcaaaaacaaaaaaattggttAAATACTACAtatctaaaatttttaaacgagtaaatctttaattttcatattttggaaataatattatttatctctcaatattattttattttatttttaaaacaatatattattttaatataatttaaatatttagtattttaaaaataattgcattttttattttttaaaaagtaaactTTACGTTAATTTCTAAATAAATTGGTATTTTCCATGTGTCCGGACTTGATTGATCAAAGGTCACATTATAACTAAAATTTAATGGTGTTAATGCTAGGTACCACAATGTTAAACAGTTTCATAGTATAGGTACAATATTGAACATTTTTAAAGCAGAAGTGTTACAATGATTCAAGACATTAACCCTTAATCTTATAAAGCAACATGACTTGAGGAACATTATAGGAAAGGTGCAATCATCTCAGCCTTGCTTCCAGCATGGTAAGTTTTGGAAATTCTAATTTATAGGTTCTCATGGATTTATGTTTCTTGAACAATTGAGTGCTCATCCGTTTTCtgtataatcaatgcataaataaaatatttatttagtttttatttcttGTTCCGTCTTTTTGTGTTCTAATATCATTAATCAACCCCCTTTTGGTCTATCAGAATTGTATTGTAATTCAAGCCTAAGATCACCTTTACTGAATATTCGAATTCAACTTTTCGATGCATTGTTATTTTTGTTTACCCTTTTTGATTGATCTTATTGCATTTATTTTGATTTACAGATGATCTTATTGTTGATCCACGTAACTTGGAGTGGATGAGGGAAGCGAATTGTCCTGTTGTAAGCATATGGCTTATGATTGCAATTTCTATACTTTCTAATGTTTCTTTCCTCCCTGAAAATATTTAAATCATGCATTCAGACTCTCAGGGGCAGACCTGGAGCTAGGTCTGGTTGACTGTAGTCTATAATGCTTGCTTCAGTCATATGCGTTTATTTGCAATATGTCACttctatgtttattttgaagAGACATTACAAACAAAAAATAGTTATTTGCAGTATGACTTTTTTTTCATCTGtgtaattttaacaatttttgtTCCATTTTCATGCTGTTAACCGGTGGACTTCATTATCTGATTTAATAATTTCACTCCAGGTTGCTGATATCACACATTCACTGCAACAGCCAGCTGGAAGAAAGGTTGGGATAACTTTGAATATGACTTTTTTGTTTCCGAAACTAGAGTGTGATAGAGTGCTCTCTTGTTATGGCTATGGATGATGTTACTTGTTAACCGATATTTTGATATTGTATGGTATCTTTCAATCAGTTATGTTCAAGAAATTTGGAAGGATCTGTCACTGATTTTGAAATGGGATAGTTGACTaacattatatattttttttgatatttttgCTGTAAGAACAATCAATATGGGATAGGCTAAGGAAAAcgtaattttaaacaaaaatggtTTTTGACATTAGATCTGCTTGTTTCATATTCATTTCATCTTTGAGTTTTGATTCGG
Above is a genomic segment from Gossypium arboreum isolate Shixiya-1 chromosome 8, ASM2569848v2, whole genome shotgun sequence containing:
- the LOC108454589 gene encoding 2-dehydro-3-deoxyphosphooctonate aldolase, whose amino-acid sequence is MDSSASLLNKLMGADPFFLLAGPNVIESEDHILRMAGYIKTITTKLGLPLVFKSSFDKANRTSSKSFRGPGMAEGLQILEKVKVAYDIPIVTDVHETIQCEAVGRVADVIQIPAFLCRQTDLLVEAAKTGRIINIKKGQFCAPSVMVNSAEKIRLAGNPNVMVCERGTMFGYNDLIVDPRNLEWMREANCPVVADITHSLQQPAGRKLDGGGVASGGFRELIPCIARTAVAVGVDGIFMEVHDNPLNAPVDGPTQWPLRHLEELLEELIAIAGVSKGKKRFNIDLTPYSG